A region of Paramormyrops kingsleyae isolate MSU_618 chromosome 17, PKINGS_0.4, whole genome shotgun sequence DNA encodes the following proteins:
- the LOC111860767 gene encoding sialic acid-binding Ig-like lectin 12 isoform X1 yields the protein MSQCSGSTGAFRHLPVSHPDWPVKNSSAITLNVSYGPSSVTVTSSAPVSNGSVWAETGSSVTFVCAAEGNPMPEIRWLWGNLSESHGGDELLIANVKKKDEGLYICVVCNQYGEENTSMHLQVSERTWTRRLDPLYSLASVFVVLLVAVIFVAWRMKKKAPGTPCPHSRPPVSEESVMPQVAIYAVPEKKRKRLQEHREVLDEPHLIYTEITLPPPSRNVESANSMPLYSVVGAKRQKHPEVQQQLTEGVSSVYVLAESPACDLWRQQEAASSFLTISHY from the exons ATGTCTCAGTGTTCTGGCTCCACAGGGGCCTTCCGCCACCTGCCA GTTTCTCACCCGGACTGGCCTGTGAAGAACAGCTCAGCCATCACTCTCAATGTCAGCT ATGGACCCAGCTCTGTGACCGTGACCTCCTCAGCTCCTGTGAGCAATGGCTCAGTGTGGGCCGAAACAGGCTCTTCTGTGACCTTTGTCTGTGCTGCTGAAGGGAACCCCATGCCTGAAATTAGGTGGCTATGGGGAAATTTATCAGAGTCGCACGGAGGAGACGAGCTACTCATAGCTAATGTGAAGAAGAAAGATGAGGGGCTTTACATTTGTGTGGTATGTAACCAGTATGGAGAGGAGAATACCAGCATGCACTTACAGGTGTCAGAGAGGACCTGGACTA GAAGGCTTGATCCTCTCTACAGCTTGGCCAGTGTCTTTGTAGTCCTTCTTGTAGCTGTCATCTTTGTGGCATGGAGGATGAAGAAAAAGGCACCTGGAA CTCCTTGCCCACACAG TCGACCACCTGTCTCGGAGGAATCCGTCATGCCTCAAG TAGCAATCTATGCCGTGCCGGAAAAGAAGAGAAAGAGACTTCAGGAGCACAGGGAAG TTTTGGATGAACCACATCTTATATACACAGAGATCACCTTACCTCCTCCATCCAGAAATGTGGAGAGCGCG AACTCTATGCCCTTATACAGTGTAGTTGGGGCCAAGAGGCAAAAACATCCAGAGGTTCAACAGCAGCTCACAGAGGGAGTGAGCAGTGTTTATGTTCTGGCTGAAAGTCCAGCGTGTGACCTGTGGAGACAACAGGAAGCCGCCAGTTCCTTCCTAACTATTTCTCACTACTGA
- the LOC111860767 gene encoding sialic acid-binding Ig-like lectin 12 isoform X2 encodes MSQCSGSTGAFRHLPVSHPDWPVKNSSAITLNVSYGPSSVTVTSSAPVSNGSVWAETGSSVTFVCAAEGNPMPEIRWLWGNLSESHGGDELLIANVKKKDEGLYICVVCNQYGEENTSMHLQVSERTWTRRLDPLYSLASVFVVLLVAVIFVAWRMKKKAPGTPCPHSRPPVSEESVMPQAIYAVPEKKRKRLQEHREVLDEPHLIYTEITLPPPSRNVESANSMPLYSVVGAKRQKHPEVQQQLTEGVSSVYVLAESPACDLWRQQEAASSFLTISHY; translated from the exons ATGTCTCAGTGTTCTGGCTCCACAGGGGCCTTCCGCCACCTGCCA GTTTCTCACCCGGACTGGCCTGTGAAGAACAGCTCAGCCATCACTCTCAATGTCAGCT ATGGACCCAGCTCTGTGACCGTGACCTCCTCAGCTCCTGTGAGCAATGGCTCAGTGTGGGCCGAAACAGGCTCTTCTGTGACCTTTGTCTGTGCTGCTGAAGGGAACCCCATGCCTGAAATTAGGTGGCTATGGGGAAATTTATCAGAGTCGCACGGAGGAGACGAGCTACTCATAGCTAATGTGAAGAAGAAAGATGAGGGGCTTTACATTTGTGTGGTATGTAACCAGTATGGAGAGGAGAATACCAGCATGCACTTACAGGTGTCAGAGAGGACCTGGACTA GAAGGCTTGATCCTCTCTACAGCTTGGCCAGTGTCTTTGTAGTCCTTCTTGTAGCTGTCATCTTTGTGGCATGGAGGATGAAGAAAAAGGCACCTGGAA CTCCTTGCCCACACAG TCGACCACCTGTCTCGGAGGAATCCGTCATGCCTCAAG CAATCTATGCCGTGCCGGAAAAGAAGAGAAAGAGACTTCAGGAGCACAGGGAAG TTTTGGATGAACCACATCTTATATACACAGAGATCACCTTACCTCCTCCATCCAGAAATGTGGAGAGCGCG AACTCTATGCCCTTATACAGTGTAGTTGGGGCCAAGAGGCAAAAACATCCAGAGGTTCAACAGCAGCTCACAGAGGGAGTGAGCAGTGTTTATGTTCTGGCTGAAAGTCCAGCGTGTGACCTGTGGAGACAACAGGAAGCCGCCAGTTCCTTCCTAACTATTTCTCACTACTGA